A region of Micromonospora chokoriensis DNA encodes the following proteins:
- a CDS encoding cytochrome P450, with the protein MLFRSWAQVADPAWPDVARVPDHVGGTHLVVTRHALVRQVLADPVTYRPDNALDAVTPMPVTALRVLAGHRFRLPPTLANNSGVSHPQIRAIVADALHPSRVAAQRQWLTALVRGRVARLAAALDADEPVDLYADLAADLPLLVLARLVELPDAPVGAVKEFARAALELFWAPLDADRQVALAAEVGRFHHVLRDFAATGGGLAAELRAAGHPPDVVVGALFFLLVAGQETTSQFLTLLLHRLTGEPAVRAGLRSGEVAVADVVEEGLRLEPPIVTWRRVAATDSTLGGTVVPAGSSLVLWLGRAGRDPLVVQSPDEFRPGQRGSRRHLAFGAGAHRCVGDVLARMEAAVVVAEAAPLLDGVRVVRPPWCPDNLTFRMPDAFVVRRSPVAPA; encoded by the coding sequence GTGCTGTTCCGCAGCTGGGCGCAGGTGGCCGACCCCGCGTGGCCGGACGTGGCCCGGGTGCCGGACCACGTCGGCGGCACCCACCTGGTCGTCACCCGACACGCGTTGGTCCGTCAGGTCCTCGCCGACCCGGTCACCTACCGGCCCGACAACGCGCTGGACGCGGTGACGCCGATGCCGGTGACCGCCCTGCGGGTGCTCGCCGGGCACCGGTTCCGGCTGCCGCCGACGCTCGCGAACAACTCGGGCGTCAGCCATCCGCAGATCCGGGCGATCGTCGCGGACGCGTTGCACCCCTCCCGGGTCGCCGCGCAGCGGCAGTGGCTCACCGCGCTGGTGCGGGGCCGGGTCGCCCGGCTCGCCGCCGCGCTCGACGCCGACGAGCCGGTGGACCTGTACGCGGACCTCGCCGCCGACCTACCGCTGCTGGTGCTGGCCCGGTTGGTGGAGTTGCCGGACGCCCCGGTCGGCGCGGTCAAGGAGTTCGCCCGTGCCGCGCTGGAGTTGTTCTGGGCACCGCTGGACGCCGACCGGCAGGTGGCGCTCGCCGCCGAGGTGGGCCGGTTCCACCACGTACTGCGGGACTTCGCCGCCACCGGCGGCGGCCTGGCGGCCGAGTTGCGCGCGGCCGGGCACCCGCCGGACGTGGTGGTCGGCGCGCTGTTCTTCCTGCTGGTCGCCGGGCAGGAGACCACCTCCCAGTTCCTCACCCTGCTGCTGCACCGGCTGACCGGCGAACCGGCGGTACGGGCCGGTCTGCGCAGCGGCGAGGTAGCCGTCGCCGACGTGGTGGAGGAGGGGCTGCGGCTGGAGCCGCCCATCGTCACCTGGCGGCGGGTGGCGGCGACGGACAGCACCCTGGGCGGGACGGTGGTGCCGGCCGGCAGCAGCCTCGTGCTGTGGTTGGGTCGCGCCGGCCGGGATCCCTTGGTCGTCCAGTCGCCCGACGAGTTCCGCCCGGGCCAGCGCGGGTCACGCCGGCACCTGGCGTTCGGGGCGGGCGCGCACCGCTGCGTCGGCGACGTGCTGGCCCGCATGGAGGCGGCCGTGGTGGTGGCCGAGGCCGCGCCGCTGCTGGACGGGGTACGGGTGGTCCGTCCGCCCTGGTGCCCGGACAATCTGACCTTCCGGATGCCGGACGCCTTCGTCGTGCGGCGTTCGCCGGTCGCACCGGCCTGA
- a CDS encoding polysaccharide deacetylase family protein, producing the protein MSATPARRSLSAVTLLALLVLSGCATGPAHARRISAHQPTPSASSFAPSAPPSPSPSATPTPAPGSLDWYLSQVPTFPDAPPPQPVPLPPTTGSAPFWHRLPTDQKVAFITIDDGGLARPSDVADFVWRARIPVTMFLNSPAAEEHPEYFRQIQVAGGVVENHTINHTSLAGRSYDYQKREICGAADRLEALFGKRATLFRPPFGEHDSTTLKAAHDCGAKAVVHWTETVHEGKVRYQTPEKVVRPGDVLLMHFRPALMDDLLAALKAIHRAGLTPALLEDYVL; encoded by the coding sequence GTGTCAGCGACCCCTGCTCGTCGAAGCCTCTCCGCCGTAACGCTTCTGGCCCTGCTGGTGCTGAGTGGCTGCGCAACCGGCCCGGCGCACGCCCGGCGGATCTCCGCGCACCAGCCGACCCCGTCCGCCTCGTCGTTCGCGCCGTCCGCCCCACCGTCCCCCTCACCGTCCGCGACGCCGACACCCGCCCCCGGGAGTCTGGACTGGTACCTGTCGCAGGTGCCGACCTTCCCCGACGCGCCACCGCCGCAACCGGTGCCGCTGCCCCCCACGACCGGCTCGGCCCCGTTCTGGCACCGTCTGCCGACCGACCAGAAGGTCGCGTTCATCACCATCGACGACGGCGGCCTGGCCCGCCCGAGCGACGTGGCCGACTTCGTCTGGCGGGCGCGCATCCCGGTCACAATGTTCCTGAACTCCCCGGCGGCGGAGGAGCACCCGGAGTACTTCCGGCAGATCCAGGTCGCAGGCGGGGTCGTCGAGAACCACACCATCAACCACACCTCGCTGGCCGGCCGGTCGTACGACTACCAGAAGCGGGAGATCTGCGGGGCGGCGGACAGACTGGAGGCGCTGTTCGGCAAGCGGGCGACACTGTTCCGCCCACCGTTCGGCGAACACGACAGCACCACGTTGAAGGCCGCCCACGACTGCGGCGCGAAGGCGGTGGTGCACTGGACCGAGACGGTGCACGAGGGGAAGGTGCGCTACCAGACCCCGGAGAAGGTGGTGCGACCCGGTGACGTGCTGCTCATGCACTTCCGGCCGGCGCTGATGGACGACCTCCTCGCGGCACTGAAGGCGATCCACCGTGCCGGGCTCACCCCGGCGCTGCTGGAGGACTACGTGCTCTGA
- a CDS encoding ABC transporter ATP-binding protein, with protein MITLRGLTKRFGATVAVDALTVDIAPGRVTGFLGPNGAGKSTTMRMVLGLDRPTAGQALVGGRAYRELRRPLHEVGALLDARATHPTRSGRAHLLAMARSNGIPTRRVDEVLDTVGLDGRAARKPGRTLSLGMGQRLGIAGALLGDPPVLMFDEPVNGLDPDGVRWVRHLMRSLADEGRTVFVSSHLMSEMQLTADQLVVIGRGRLLTDAPTDEVIAGSAVAVRVRSPHPDGLAALAARLTAAGATVTAADRTELTVTGVTVDQVGDLAHDLGVRLHELSPHGASLEEAFMELTADSVEYAGGPTGGGAR; from the coding sequence ATGATCACATTACGTGGGTTGACGAAACGCTTCGGCGCGACAGTCGCTGTCGACGCGTTGACAGTCGACATCGCGCCCGGTCGGGTCACCGGGTTCCTCGGCCCCAACGGCGCCGGCAAGTCCACCACCATGCGGATGGTCCTCGGGCTGGACCGCCCCACCGCCGGGCAGGCCCTGGTGGGCGGGCGCGCGTACCGGGAGTTGCGCCGGCCCCTGCACGAGGTGGGGGCACTGCTCGACGCCCGGGCCACTCACCCGACCCGGTCCGGCCGCGCGCACCTGCTGGCCATGGCCCGCAGCAACGGCATCCCCACCCGCCGGGTGGACGAGGTGCTGGACACCGTCGGCCTGGACGGGCGGGCCGCCCGGAAACCCGGGCGAACCCTCTCCCTCGGCATGGGCCAGCGGCTCGGCATCGCCGGCGCGCTGCTCGGCGACCCGCCGGTGCTGATGTTCGACGAGCCGGTGAACGGCCTCGACCCGGACGGGGTGCGCTGGGTACGTCACCTGATGCGCTCGCTTGCGGACGAGGGACGGACGGTCTTCGTCTCCAGCCACCTGATGAGCGAGATGCAGCTCACCGCCGACCAGCTCGTGGTGATCGGTCGGGGACGGCTGCTCACCGACGCGCCGACCGACGAGGTGATCGCCGGCAGCGCCGTCGCGGTCCGGGTCCGCAGCCCGCACCCGGACGGCCTGGCCGCCCTCGCCGCGCGCCTCACCGCCGCCGGCGCGACGGTCACGGCCGCCGACCGCACCGAGCTGACCGTCACCGGCGTGACCGTGGACCAGGTCGGGGACCTGGCCCACGACCTGGGGGTACGACTGCACGAGCTGAGCCCGCACGGCGCGTCACTGGAAGAGGCGTTCATGGAACTCACCGCCGACAGCGTCGAGTACGCGGGCGGACCGACCGGAGGTGGCGCGCGATGA
- a CDS encoding ABC transporter permease subunit, with amino-acid sequence MSTSTRGGVVAAEWTRLSSVRSTWWTALAGLLVTAAGAGQLAIYAANANTNDDPADDRGIVTVGSVLIDSVEMTQYVVLALGLLAITSEFTSGTIRTTLQCTPSRGRVLLGKAVVAGAVTFALGLLLGGVGALVARPVLGEWGSAPAAETIGDIVAVAVYLALIGVLALGLGAALRSAVLTLTVLLATLMIVPLSLQEPDIDVLTRIADVFPGVAGGHFLAGDTEPYPSLVGLLLLAGWAGAALLLGRAALRRRDA; translated from the coding sequence ATGAGCACCAGTACCCGTGGTGGCGTCGTGGCCGCCGAGTGGACCAGGCTCTCCTCGGTGCGCAGCACCTGGTGGACGGCTCTGGCCGGGTTGTTGGTGACGGCCGCCGGTGCCGGCCAACTGGCCATCTACGCCGCCAACGCCAACACCAACGACGACCCGGCCGACGACCGGGGAATCGTCACCGTGGGCAGCGTGCTGATCGACTCGGTCGAGATGACCCAGTACGTGGTGCTGGCGCTCGGCCTGCTGGCGATCACCTCCGAGTTCACCAGCGGCACCATCCGGACCACGTTGCAGTGCACCCCGTCGCGTGGCCGCGTACTGCTGGGCAAGGCAGTGGTCGCCGGAGCTGTCACCTTCGCCCTCGGTCTGCTGCTCGGCGGCGTCGGCGCCCTGGTCGCCCGGCCGGTGCTCGGCGAGTGGGGCAGCGCCCCGGCCGCCGAGACGATCGGCGACATCGTGGCGGTGGCGGTCTACCTGGCGTTGATCGGCGTGCTCGCGCTGGGCCTCGGCGCGGCGCTGCGCAGCGCGGTCCTGACGCTCACCGTGCTGCTGGCCACCCTGATGATCGTGCCGCTGTCCCTCCAGGAGCCGGACATCGACGTGTTGACCCGGATCGCCGACGTGTTCCCCGGCGTGGCCGGCGGTCACTTCCTGGCCGGGGACACCGAGCCGTACCCCAGCCTGGTCGGGTTGCTCCTGCTCGCCGGGTGGGCGGGCGCCGCGCTCCTGCTGGGCCGGGCCGCGTTGCGCCGCCGCGACGCGTGA
- a CDS encoding response regulator, whose amino-acid sequence MIRAGVRAILAADPGIEVVAEAGDGHEAVELVRAHRPRVALLDIRMPRLDGLAAAAEIRRIVPETATVMLTTFGEDDHVARALGHGASGFLLKAGDPRELIAGVRAVADGGAYLSPTVARRVIELGAGRLARRPVARDRTAGLTEREREVLALVGAGLSNAEIARRLHLVEGTVKSYLTSIFTRLDVRNRVQAAILAYEAGLVDG is encoded by the coding sequence ATGATCCGCGCCGGGGTCCGGGCCATCCTCGCCGCCGATCCCGGCATCGAGGTGGTCGCCGAGGCCGGCGACGGGCACGAGGCGGTGGAGCTGGTCCGTGCGCATCGGCCGCGGGTCGCGTTGCTGGACATCCGGATGCCCCGGTTGGACGGGTTGGCGGCGGCCGCCGAGATCCGTCGGATCGTGCCGGAGACCGCGACGGTCATGCTGACCACGTTCGGCGAGGACGACCACGTGGCGCGGGCCCTCGGGCACGGGGCGAGCGGGTTCCTGCTCAAGGCCGGCGACCCGCGTGAGTTGATCGCGGGGGTGCGCGCGGTCGCGGACGGTGGCGCGTACCTGTCGCCGACAGTGGCCCGCCGGGTGATCGAGCTAGGCGCCGGGCGGCTGGCCCGCCGACCCGTGGCGCGGGACCGTACCGCCGGGTTGACCGAGCGGGAACGGGAGGTGCTGGCCCTGGTGGGGGCCGGGCTGTCCAACGCCGAGATCGCCCGCCGGCTGCACCTGGTGGAGGGCACCGTGAAGAGCTACCTGACCAGCATCTTCACCCGGTTGGACGTGCGCAACCGGGTGCAGGCGGCGATCCTCGCGTACGAGGCGGGGCTGGTCGACGGCTGA